The Camelina sativa cultivar DH55 chromosome 18, Cs, whole genome shotgun sequence DNA window GAAGGAAAGATAGTGAGAAGCTCTGTTTCCATGGCGCTTTCTGAATTCTACGCTATTCACGATGATTACAAAACAAGAGTCTCTCTCTCAGTCAGAGATTCTCATGGAGAGCCTCTCCTTGGTCTTGCTTCTGGTACATACTCTTTAACCTTCAACCTCTCAACACAAATCACCTTCTTCTCTGTCTCCATTTTTTGCTGTTGTGATTATTCGTGTACAACTCACAATCTTTGTGAATGAAACAGTTGTAGAGTTGCTGCAAACACAAGGAGTGGAAGCCATAATTGGCGGGAACTCGTTGCTAGAAGCGAAGCTTATGGCGGAACTTGGAGAGAAAGCTAGGGTTCCTGTGATATCACTTAACTCTCCCATGTCATTGTCATTGAGCAATTACAGTCACTTGATTCAAGTCACACATGATTCTGCCTCCGAGGCTATGGGAATGACAGCTTTCATCAATGGGTTTGATTGGAACAGTGTTGCtcttttttatgaaaattatgaTGATTGGAGAGAAAGTATGCAACCCATGGTGGACCATTTCCATGAGAACAACATTCGTATACTGTCCAAGATTGGTTTCACTGTATCTTCAAGTGAGGATTCTTTGATGGATCGGTTACAGAAGCTGAAGGACTTGGGAACTACTGTCTTTGTTGTTCATTTGTCTGAAGTTATTGCAACTCGTCTTTTCCCATGTGTTGAGAAATTAGGGATGATGGGTGACGGGTTTGCTTGGATTCTAACTGCCAGAAGCATGAGCAGTTTACATGAGTCCGTTGATGATTTCTCAAAGGAGGCAATGGAAGGTGTGGTTGGTTTCAAGTCTTATATACCAATGTCAAAAGAGCTTCACAACTTCACTTTGAGATGGAGGAGATCACTCCCTGTTGAAGAAGTTATTGAAGGTGAGATTACTCGGTTGAGTATCTCTGGCGTATGGGCTCACGATATCGCTTGGGCTCTGGCGAGTGCAGCTGAAGTTACAAGGATGCCAAATATATCATCAACTTTCCTTGAGGCAATCACAGAGAGTAGGTTTAAGGGTTTGAGTGGTGATTTCCAATTGAATGATAAGAAGTTGTTGTCAGACAAGTTTGAGATTGTGAATATGATAGGATCAGGTGAGAGAAGGATAGGATTCTGGAATTCTAATGGTAGTTTCAGCAATAGAAGACATTTATCTTCTACTCATGACAAGCTGGAGACCATAATTTGGCCGGGTGGGTCGGCTCAAAGTCCAAAAGGTAGTATTCGAAGAGAGAGCGATAGAAAAAAGCTGAGGGTTCTTGTTACATCTAGCAATAGATTCCCAAGACTGATGAAGGTAGATACTGATCCAGTGACACATGAGATAACAAATGTCGAAGGGTTCTGTATAGACGTCTTTCAGGCTTCCATTGCACCTTTCAACTATGAAGTGGAGTACATACGTTGGCGCAATGGAAGTAACTATGACAATCTTGCATATGCACTTCATAGCCAGGTACTAGCCATGGCTCGATTTTACGATTACAAATACTTTTTCATCTATGTAGAGTGTGTGGAAACTGAATTACTTCCATTGAAATTTTGTGTTGCATCCCTTAGAAAGACAAATATGATGCGGCCGTGGGAGATATTACAATCACTTCTAATAGATCGACGTATGTTGATTTTACGTTGCCATTTACTGAAATGGGTCTTGGAATTGTAGCAGCGAAGGAGAGAAGTATGTGGGTGTTCTTTGAACCTCTAACACCAGACCTTTGGATAACAAGTGCAGCTTTCTTTGTCTTGACGGGTGTTATAGTTTGGTTGATAGAAAGACCTGAGAACCCTGAGTTCCAAGGATCTTGGCCACAACAAATTGGAGTTGTGCTTTGGTTTGGATTCTCTACCCTTGTTTATGCTCATAGTAAGTTATCACTATTTCACATTTGTATATGCCAATCTTGgtaaaaaaagattgaaagagATGCTTACTTTTTGCTGCTCACTATGTGTGACGTACAGGGGAGAAGCTAAAACACAACTTGTCAAGATTTGTAGTTACAGTCTGGGTATTTGTAGTGCTCATATTGGTTACAAGTTACACTGCAACATTGACATCAATGATGACGGTGCAACAGATACGATTTAACTCCAATGAAGACTATGTGGGTCACCTCTCGGGTTCCCACATCGCAAATGCGGCCCTCACCAATTCCAGCCTCCGAGCAATGAGATTATTGGGTCTCAATACTTCAGAAGATTATGCTCAAGCCTTGTTGAACAAAACTGTCTCATATATCGTCAGCGAGTTGCCATACCTCAAAGTCGTCCTTGGTGAATATCCTGCACATTTTCTCATGGTCAAGACACAATCGACCACCAATGGTTTTGGCTTTGTATGTGTCATATTCTGCATAATCTATTTCTttactcttcatcttcttgtaaCTTGCTgataataaatgttttgtttgttaaaccACGTTTCAGATGTTCCAGAAAGGCTCAGAGTTGGTGCATACTGTGTCCCCTGAGATCGCGAAGCTAAGGACGAGCGAGAGACTAAACGAGATGGAGAGAAGATGGTTTGATAAACAACTTCCATACACAACCGATGATACATCAAATCCTATAACCCTTTATAGATTCCGCGGTTTGTTTATGATCACCGGAGTTTCATTCGCTATTGCCCTTGCAGTACTTCTCATTCTC harbors:
- the LOC104760821 gene encoding glutamate receptor 1.2-like isoform X2; protein product: MERFCCIQNSVLLSFLLVLCLFIPNCFTSSQNDDDDKWVRVWVGLVLDLGSVEGKIVRSSVSMALSEFYAIHDDYKTRVSLSVRDSHGEPLLGLASVVELLQTQGVEAIIGGNSLLEAKLMAELGEKARVPVISLNSPMSLSLSNYSHLIQVTHDSASEAMGMTAFINGFDWNSVALFYENYDDWRESMQPMVDHFHENNIRILSKIGFTVSSSEDSLMDRLQKLKDLGTTVFVVHLSEVIATRLFPCVEKLGMMGDGFAWILTARSMSSLHESVDDFSKEAMEGVVGFKSYIPMSKELHNFTLRWRRSLPVEEVIEGEITRLSISGVWAHDIAWALASAAEVTRMPNISSTFLEAITESRFKGLSGDFQLNDKKLLSDKFEIVNMIGSGERRIGFWNSNGSFSNRRHLSSTHDKLETIIWPGGSAQSPKGSIRRESDRKKLRVLVTSSNRFPRLMKVDTDPVTHEITNVEGFCIDVFQASIAPFNYEVEYIRWRNGSNYDNLAYALHSQKDKYDAAVGDITITSNRSTYVDFTLPFTEMGLGIVAAKERSMWVFFEPLTPDLWITSAAFFVLTGVIVWLIERPENPEFQGSWPQQIGVVLWFGFSTLVYAHREKLKHNLSRFVVTVWVFVVLILVTSYTATLTSMMTVQQIRFNSNEDYVGHLSGSHIANAALTNSSLRAMRLLGLNTSEDYAQALLNKTVSYIVSELPYLKVVLGEYPAHFLMVKTQSTTNGFGFMFQKGSELVHTVSPEIAKLRTSERLNEMERRWFDKQLPYTTDDTTDDTSNPITLYRFRGLFMITGVSFAIALAVLLILWLQERWETLVNSANIFLSRRLRHFMIHFTRTIHPSPLDDPIGENAVQMAQRNRP
- the LOC104760821 gene encoding glutamate receptor 1.2-like isoform X1 codes for the protein MERFCCIQNSVLLSFLLVLCLFIPNCFTSSQNDDDDKWVRVWVGLVLDLGSVEGKIVRSSVSMALSEFYAIHDDYKTRVSLSVRDSHGEPLLGLASVVELLQTQGVEAIIGGNSLLEAKLMAELGEKARVPVISLNSPMSLSLSNYSHLIQVTHDSASEAMGMTAFINGFDWNSVALFYENYDDWRESMQPMVDHFHENNIRILSKIGFTVSSSEDSLMDRLQKLKDLGTTVFVVHLSEVIATRLFPCVEKLGMMGDGFAWILTARSMSSLHESVDDFSKEAMEGVVGFKSYIPMSKELHNFTLRWRRSLPVEEVIEGEITRLSISGVWAHDIAWALASAAEVTRMPNISSTFLEAITESRFKGLSGDFQLNDKKLLSDKFEIVNMIGSGERRIGFWNSNGSFSNRRHLSSTHDKLETIIWPGGSAQSPKGSIRRESDRKKLRVLVTSSNRFPRLMKVDTDPVTHEITNVEGFCIDVFQASIAPFNYEVEYIRWRNGSNYDNLAYALHSQKDKYDAAVGDITITSNRSTYVDFTLPFTEMGLGIVAAKERSMWVFFEPLTPDLWITSAAFFVLTGVIVWLIERPENPEFQGSWPQQIGVVLWFGFSTLVYAHREKLKHNLSRFVVTVWVFVVLILVTSYTATLTSMMTVQQIRFNSNEDYVGHLSGSHIANAALTNSSLRAMRLLGLNTSEDYAQALLNKTVSYIVSELPYLKVVLGEYPAHFLMVKTQSTTNGFGFMFQKGSEMVHTVSREIAKLRTSERLNEMERRWFDKQLPYTTDDTSNPITLYRFRGLFMITGVSFAIALAVLLILWLQERWETLVNSANIFLSRRLRHFMIHFTRTIHPSPLDDPIGENAVQMAQRNRP